The DNA window AAGATGATGCGCTGGCCATTGACGATGATACTTCCAAGCTCGGTGATGGTGCCAACGATGCCGGTGCCGATTATTCCGCCCTCGCGGTCTTCGTCTTCCTGGGCCAGGGCCGGCAGCGACGTAGCAAGAAATAGGCCGATAAGAAGCGTGCGCAGGTTCACGGGCTTACTCCTTTTTGCCCGGACCTGGGGTCCCAAGGATGTAACTGCCCACGACAAATCGACCTTGATGTGTCGCACTGCTGTCAGCTTCTTGTGCAGCGCGCGCCTGAGCGTTGATCGTCTGCAACATCTCCTGCGCCATTGCACTTGCTGATGCCTCAAGGTCCGCAATCGAGGTTTCTGAGAGGTGAGAGTACCGTACCGCGCGGTCGAAGTTGCGCGCCTCACCTGCCTTGGCGATCAGATTTTGCGTGGCCGCCTCAAGATGCGCCGACAGGGTCGCCTGATAGGCTGCGACCTGTTCTTGGGTTCCAGCTGCGGGCAGGAACGCGTGAGTGAGTAGACGATAGTCGCCATCTGCCGTCTCGGCCACGATCCCTTGATCCATCAACGTGCGCAGAACGGTGCCCGGAGCCATGTCGATATGAGCCCGTCGGATCAGCTCATCAAACCCAGGATGATCGCCGTTCGATTTGCGGGGTAAATCTCGGGGCGTTCCGTCGGCAGCCTGATAATCCGGAGACGTGGCCCAATGGCTGATCACCTGGGCAGCGGCGCTGGATCGGCGTCTATGGGGGGTGTCGAGTGAGGATGATCGCAATCGTTTTACGTCTTTTCGGTGCAGTCCAGTCATCAGGCTGATCCGGCTGTCACTCAGCGGAGCCTCTGACTCTCGATCCGCCGCTGTAAGAAGAGCTTGCTTGAGCGCTTCGTTGGCCGTTCCCAAGGTAACCCCATTTGCCAGCATGGCACGGGCCAGGGGCACAAGAAGCGCGGCAAGCGCGGCTTCGAAAGGGTCTGTGGGGGCGGGTGTGGACATCTGGAGACTCTACGAGGTTTGGACCGCCTTATCATTAATACTCTGTTTACTCATTCAACGGTTTCGTGACGGGCTTGTGAGGTTTTGTGTATTCTAATGGGAAATATTCCCATTATCAAATGGACGTGATCCATCAACCAAAGGGAGAGCGTCATGCAAGATGTTGCGATTGATTATCTGAAAGAGTTCCAGCCGCTCAGCCACTCGGACGCAGGGGAGCGCTGCCTGACGGGGCTGTCCAGGCTTAGTCAGCAGGACCAGATCCAGTTTCTGTCGTTTGGGTGGGGGCCAGACATCCCGCCGCGCCACGCGACCATCGCCGATGCCCTGCGTCATCAGATGCAGGCCCAGCCCGAGCGTGTGGCCGTCGAATGCGCGGGCCACGCGCTGAATTATCAGGCGCTGGACGAGGCATCTAACCGACTGGCTGCAGTGCTGACCTTGTATGGGGTTGGACGCGGAGATGCCGTCTGCCTTTATCTGCACCGCTCGATTGAAATGATTGTGGGCATTGTCGCGGCCATGAAACTTGGCGCGGCCTATGTGCCGCAGCACGTGGGGGTGGCTCCGGTTGAGATGCTGCGCCACATCGCGGATGTGACCGACGCCAAAGTCATTCTGAGCCTCAGCAGCTTGGCGGATCAGATCCCGGTTGCACCTCATCAAACCCTGATCACCATCGACACGATCATGTTCGACCCGATGCTGGACGCGCCCGCGCCGGATCTGGTGAAACACGCGGCCCGACCGCAAGACCTGGCGATGATCCTTTTCACTTCGGGTACAACGGGGGTGCCAAATGGGGTTCAGGTGACCCACGGCAATCTGGCCAACATCCTGCTGACGTCTCCGGGGGATCTGGGCATGGTCCCGGGGATGCGGGTGGGGCAGATCCTGTCCATCGCCTTTGACATGGCCGCGTGGGAAACGCTGGGGGCTCTGTCCAACGGTGCAACTCTGGTGATCCGGGGCAAATCCATCCAAGAGACGGCCGAGGTGGTCGATGTGCTGATCGCCACGCCTTCAATCCTGAACTCGCTGGACGCCGACCGGTGTCAGCAGATCAAAGTGGCCGCCGTGGCGGGCGAACCTTGCCCGCGCCCGCTGGCCGACACATGGTCGTCGTTATGCACTTTCTACAATTCCTGCGGACCGACCGAAACGACGATCATCAACACCGCCGAGCCGCACGCGCCCGACAAGCCGGTGCTGTCCATCGGGCGCCCGACGCCAAACAACACCGTCTACATTCTGGACGAACAGCTGCGCCCGCTTCCCATCGGTCACAAGGGAGAGATGTGGGCGGGCGGCGACTGTGTCACGGTCGGTTATCTCGCCAACCCGGAACTGACGGCGGATCGCTATCGCCCCGATCCGTTCCGCCCCGGCCACATGATGTTCCGCACCCGTGATCTGGGCCGTTGGACCGAAACCGGAGAGTTGGAGCATTTCGGTCGCGTCGACGATCTGGTCAAGGTGCGCGGTTTCCGCGTGGAACTGGATAGCGTGTCCGGCGCATTGGAGGCGTCAGAGTGCTGCGAACAGGCGGTGACGTTGAAATTCGACAACCGCAATCTGGTCAGCTTCATCTCTCCGGTCTGGGCCTGTCCCAAACGCGCTGCCGCATCAGTGGCCGAGCGCCTGCCGTACTATTGCAGCCCCACATTTGTCATACCGCTGGACGGTCTGCCCCGCACCGCACGCGGCAAGCTGGACAAGCGTTTGCTGCTGAAAATGGCGGCTCAGCACATCGAAACCACCGGTGTGGAGTTGAACTGATGACGACACAGACAACAAACCTGGAAACGGCGTCGCCAAACTGGCGCCGAGTGACCCGCCATCCCGCGTTGATGGAGTATCGCCGTCTGGTGTTCCTTGTTGCCATCGTGAACCTGACCGTTTTTGGCTTGGGCCTGCAAGACGGGCGGTGGTTCGACGGGAATGGCATTGCTTTGGCGGCCCTCGCCGATATGGCGTTGATCAACCTGAGCCTTGGCATTCTGATCCGGCAGCAGCGGGTGGTGAACGCGCTCTTTTGGCTGGCCACCCGCGTGCCTGTCAGCTGGCCGCTCTGGATCCGCTGGGGCGCTGGCAAGGTGTTTCATTTCGGCGGTCTGCATTCGGGCGGAACCGTCGCAGGCACGATCTGGTTTGCGGCCCTTCTTGGCGGCATGGTCTGGAACCGAGCGCAGGGGGCCGCGTTACCCTCTGACCTGACGCTTGGGTTAAGTGTGGCGATGGTTACGCTGATGACGCTGATGGTGATCTCGGCCATTGGGCCGATCCGGGCAAAGTTTCACAATACCTTTGAAAAGATCCACCGCTTTGTCGGCTGGACGGTTTTGGCGCTGTTCTGGGCGCAAACCGTGTCGATCACCCACGACAGCGGTGCGGTTTTGACCGAGACGCCGGCGTTCTGGATGCTGTGTCTGATCACGCTGTCCATTGTGTCGCCCTGGCTGACGCTGAAACGAGTAGAGGTCGAGATCGTGAAACCGTCGAACCACGCGGTGATTGCCCGGTTCAACTATGGCGATACGCCGTTTCCTGGCAGCTCGAACGCGATCAGTCACACGCCTTTTGGCGAATACCACAGCTTTGCCAATATCCCGGCCCCGAACGAGCCCGGCTACAGGCTCGCGATCAGTCGGGCAGGGGACTGGACCGGGGCCTTTATCGACAATCCGCCGGAAAAGGTCTGGGTCAAGGGCATCACCACCAGCGGCGTCGCCCGGATCGAGGTGCTGTTCAAAAAGGTGGTTTACGTTGGCACTGGCTCGGGCATCGGACCTATCCTGCCGCACCTGCTGGCGGGCGAGGTTCCCAACAAGCTCATCTGGTCCACGCGCAGCCCACGCAAGACCTATGGCGACGCGCTGGTGGACGAGATCGAGGCACACACCGACGACCCTCTGATCTGGGACACGGACGAACGCGGCAAGCCAAACCTCACGGCCCTGGCGCTCAAGGCGGTGCAGGACAGCGGGGCCGAGGCGGTCATCGTGATCTCGAACCAGAAGCTGACGCGCAAGGTGGTGCATGACATGGAAAGCCTGGGCATCCCCGCCTATGGCGCAATCTGGGACAGCTGAGATGTTTGAGACAATCGAAACCGAAACGCAGGGCCGGGTCGCTGTGATCCGGTTCAACCGGCCCGATCACCTCAACGCGCTGAACACCCAAGTGATGGAGGAGGTTCTGCAAGCTGCCACCAACTTTGACGCTGACCCTAGCATCGGCTGCCTGATCCTGACCGGAAAGGGCCGCGCCTTTGCCGCCGGGGCCGACATTGGCGAGCTGGCGGAGCAGGACTACAGCAGCATGCAGGCCAGCGATTTCTTTGCGGGATGGGATCGCTTTGCCGCGCTGCGCCTGCCCAAGGTCGCGGCCATCGGGGGCTATGCCCTTGGGGGTGGGTGCGAGGTGGCGATGATGTGCGACATCCTGATCGCTTCGGACAAGGCCCGGTTCGGTCAGCCCGAGATCAAGATCGGTTGCATCCCCGGCATTGGCGGCACCCAACGCCTGACCCGACTGATCGGGCGGGCGCGGGCGATGGACATGATCCTGACAGGGCGGATGATCGACGCGGGCGAAGCCATGGACATCGGGCTGGTCAGCCGCGTGGTGCCCGGCGATGATCTGATGCAGGTGGCGGCAGAGGTGGCCGAAACCATCGCGGGCTACCCGCGCGATATTGCCCTGATGGCACGGGCCTGTGTCAACATGGCCGAGCAATCGACGTTGGACACAGGCGTGCGCTACGAGCGGCAGATGTACCATGCGCTGTATGGGCTGCCGTCGCAGCGCGAAGGCATGGCCGCGTTCCTGGAAAAACGCGACCCTGTGTTCAACGGCAAATAACAAAGTTCCGCGCCAGCCCTGCAATCGAGGCTGGCGCTTTCGCAGTAGCACTCTATCTGGTTCCAAACGGCCCAAAGCCGGGCAGCAAAAGGGACCACCAGATCATGCAGGCAGGCGACACATCCCCCATTCTTTTGTGGTTCCGCCGGGATTTCCGCCTGTCAGACCATCCCGCCTTGGCCGAGGCTGCCCGGCAGGGACGCCCCGTCATCCCGGTCTGCATTCTGGACGAGGTGGTCGAGGGTTATGGCGCCGCGCCGAAATGGCGTTGGGGCGAGGCGGTGGCGCATTTTTCCAAAACACTTCAAGCGCTTGGCTCCCGACTGATCCTGCGTCGGGGGCGAGCGCTTGGCGTGTTGCAACAACTGGTGCAGGAAACCGGGGCAGGTGATGTCTGGTGGACGCGCGCCTATGACCCCGACGCCATTGCGCGCGACACCGACGTCAAATCGACATTGCAAGGATCCGATATTGTTGCCCGCAGCTTTCCGGGGCTTGTCCTGTTCGAGCCCTGGACCGTCACCACAAAGGCCGGCGGCTTCTTCAAGGTCTACTCGCCCATGTGGCGCGCTGTTCGCGGTACGGACGTGCCGGTTCCCGATCCGGCGCCGCGCAGTCTGATGTCGCCTGCAAACTGGCCTGTCAGCGATCACTTGGACACCTGGGCTCTAGGTGCCGCAATGAACCGAGGTGCCGGGGTTTTGGCCCAATTCGCCTGCGTCGGAGAGGGCCGCGCGCATGACCGGCTGACCACATTCCTGGCGGCGCGCGTGGATGACTACGCCAAGAACCGGGATTTCCCGTCGATGGATGCGACCTCGCGCCTGTCGGAAAACCTGGCCTGGGGAGAGATCGGTCCGCGCACGATCTGGCATGCCGGACAACGCGTCTTGCAAGAAGGGCGACAGGGGGCCGAGAAATTCCTCAAGGAACTGGTCTGGCGCGAGTTCGCCCATCACCTGATTTATCACACACCGCATATCGTCACCGACAATTGGCGGCCTGAGTGGGACAGTTTCCCCTGGTCCGAGGAGGAGGATGTTGACGTCTTGCGCTGGAAACAGGGGCGCACGGGGATACCGCTGGTCGATGCTGCGATGCGAGAGCTTTATGTGACCGGAACCATGCACAACCGCGGGCGCATGATTGTGGGGTCTTATCTGACGAAACACATGATGACGCATTGGCGGATCGGTCAGCGCTGGTTTCAGGACTGCCTAATCGATTGGGATCCAGCCGCAAACGCGATGGGGTGGCAATGGGTGGCAGGCTCTGGCCCGGATGCGGCCCCTTATTTTCGGGTGTTCAACCCGGAAACACAGGCATCAAAATTCGATGGGGATCGTACTTACATCAACACCTTTGTGGCTGAACTGTCACCGCAGCCGTCTCCGCAAGGATTGGCATTCTATCAAGCTTGCCCCCAGGGGTGGGCACTGTGCCCCAGCGATCTCTATCCCAATCCCGTGGTCGAACTGGCAGAGGGGCGCAGAAGGGCGCTGGATGCCTATGCGGCTCGGGAATAGGTGACCTTTGCGCATGCAACGCAGGGCTATTGTCAAAAAACCGTCATCTTCCTGTTGCCATTGGCACGATTTGTCTGGATGACAGAGGCAACTGACTCCTCAAGATTGGCAAAGGTTCCTCGATGAACATGCTTAAGATCGTGGCGGTGCCGATGCACCCCGAAGGCCGCAAGTTTGTGGCTACTTTTGCGGCTATTAGCGTTGCGGCAGGCTTGCTGTTCGCGCCGCTTTTCTGGCTCGGCCTGGGGCTGACGGTTTGGTGCTATTACTTCTTCCGCGATCCTGTGCGCTCGGTCCCTTTGGATGACACCTTACTTGTGTCACCGGCCGATGGGGTGGTGTCCCTGATCACCGAAACCGTGGCCCCGCCCGAGTTGGAAATGGGGGATGAGCCGCGTGTGCGCGTGTCGGTGTTCATGAACGTGTTCAATTGCCACGTGAACCGCGCGCCGTTTTCCGGCACCATCAGCAAGATCGTCTATCACCACGGCAAGTTCGTGAATGCCTCGCTGGACAAGGCCAGTGAGCACAACGAGCGCAACGTGCTGGCCATTCGTCGCGACGATGGCACCGATATTGCCGTGGTCCAGATCGCAGGTCTGGTTGCACGGCGCATTGTCTGCTTCGTGAAAGAGGGCGAACGTGTTACCACGGGCGGACGGTTCGGTCTGATCCGCTTTGGCAGCCGACTCGACATCTACCTGCCGCCCGGAGTACAACCTCTGGTCACCTTGGGGCAGACAACAACCGCCGGCGAGACCATTCTGGCCGAGCTGGCCGGAGAGCAGACGAGACGATCGGGAAATATGGTATGAATTCACGCTCACCCTGGCCGCAAGGCGGTCCGTTCAAGCGCAACATCCCCAATGCATTGACGATCCTGTCGCTGTGTTCGGGGCTGACGTCGCTGCGGATGACGCTGACCGACCGGGTGGAGCCTGCGATCTATTTCATCCTGATCGCGATTGTCCTGGATGGTCTGGATGGCCGCGCAGCACGGCATTTGAACGCCGAAAGCCATTTCGGGGCCGAGTTGGATTCGCTGGCTGATTTCCTGTGCTTTGGTATCGCACCGGGGATGCTGGTCTATACCTTCATGTTTCACGGAACAGATATGAGCGGTTTGGGCTGGGTTGCCTGCATGCTGCTTGTCGTGTGCTGCATGTTACGGCTTGCGCGCTTTAATGTGTCCGGTGCAGAAACGGCAGATTCTGGACAACCGGTATTCACTGGGGTGCCTGCGCCAGCAATTGCCTTTCTTGCTCTCATGCCGATCTACTTGCTGCAATGCGGTTTCATCGCGACCCAGTTTTTCCACTATATCTTTGTGTTCTATCTGGCAGGAGTCAGCTATCTGGCAATCAGCCGGATCCCGACGTTCTCGCCTAAAATGGTCTCGATTCAAACCGCAGGGTCACGCGCGGTCGCGGTTCTGGGATTGGTGGCTTTGCTGCTGATGATGTCGGTGACTTGGTATGCTTTCGTTCTCTTGGCGGCGGTCTACCTGTTGTCGATCCCATTTTTGGCGCGGCACTTTCGATAGGCTGTCATCGATCTAATCCGGTCTGCGTTTTCGATGAAGGGGGCACTCCCGCACCCGAGCGATCCTGGCTGCGCCAGCACCGCTAACGGCTTTGGGCCGGGCCTCGCCTTCGGCTCGGCGGCCGCATCCGGACGCACCCGCCGAGCCGAAGGCGAGGCCCGGCCCAACGGGAGACGTGCATCTTTGATGCACGTCCGACGGGCGGGAGCCCCCCTCATTCAACAAAACTTGGTTAGCGACCTGTAGCGATCCGCTTGGCAACGTCGTTGACAAGCAGCTTCATCGCGTTGCTCTGCGCTGTCGCTACCGCGGCAACGCTGTCGTCTGCCATCGGCACCGAATAGGCGAAGCGATAGGCTTTCTCCAGATGCCCATGGGCGGGTGATGTCAGGAAATACTGCCCGGTAAAACGCAGATCTTGCCCTGGCACCCCGGACAGTTTGCCGACCTTAACCGTCACTTGAACGTCAGGCGGCGTATCGAAGGGCCAAGGCTCTGCCGCGACATTCGACGACAAGGCCAGGTCCAGGCCAGCCGCCAGCAACTCGGTCAAGGCACGGTCCGGTTCATCGGCCCAGAACCCGCTTTTGGTTGGGCGCAGGACACCATCCTCACCCTGCAGTGAAATCTCGGTGTCTTCGGCATAGGCAGGCAGGTCCAGCGTGCTGACCTCGACCGTGCGTACACCGGTGCGATAGGTGTTCACACCGGTGATCTCGGGCAGCAGGTAACGTTCGACCGGGCCGCTGCATCCCGCCAAAACAAGCGTCGCAACAAAAAGGGGGCGGATCAGGCGGTTCATGTTCAACGTCCTACCAATAGAGAGTTCGGTTTGCGGCGGATGGCCTGCACCAGCGAGTTCAGAGAATTGACCGTTTTCCGCAGATCGGCAATGGCGGCCTGCACCTCGCGGTTGACAGGCGAATTGGGGCCATAGGCGCCAATCGTGGCCTCGGCCGTATTTGCCAATTGCTCCAATTGATCGGCCAGCTTGGGCAGGTCCTTGACGGCCGCGGAAATGTTGTCGGCAGCCGTGCTGGCCGACTGCAGGGTCCGGTTCAGATTTTCGGCCGCGCCGCCTTCGCGCAATTCGTTCAGCGTCGCCTGTGCCGCATCCAAGGCCCCGGCCAAGGCCCCGGGCACCTTGTCCATGTCTTCGTTGTTGAGCAGATCATCCGCTGACTGAAGCACCTGGTCAGCCGAGGTCACAAGGCTGTCCAGGGGCAGGTCGTTGGCCTTGTTCACCAGTCCGTCGATATCATCCACCAGCTTGGGCAAGCCGTCACTTGCGGTCGAGACATTGGCGGCGGCGGTTTTGACATCCTCCAGGGCGGACACGACATTGGCCACCGCGTTTGACTCGTCGATGTCCGTCAGGATGCTGTCGACCCGCGTGACCGTTCCCCGCAAGTCTTCCAATGTCAGCTTGGCCTGATCCAGCGCACCGGACAAGGCGCCGGGGATCTTGTCCATGTCTTCGTTGCTGATGAAATGATCCGCAGATTTCAGAACGTCGTCGGCGGATGTGACCAGATCGTTCAGCGGCAATCCATTGGCCTTGTCCACAAACTGATCAATGTCCGTAAGCAATTCAGGCAGCGTCTCGGACGCGGTCGAGATATTGGCAACTGCTGTGCGAAGATCTTTGAGCGCGCCAACCATGTTGTCGACGCCCTGAGCTTCGTCAAAGCGTTGCAGAATATCCCGCACCGAGGCGACAGTGCCGCTCAACTCATCCGGCAGGGATTGGATGCCTTCGGATGCGGCCACGGTGTTCACGTTCTCCAACAAGGTGCGCACGTCCGCTGGGATCGCTTTTGTGTTTTCGTCAGACAGAATTTCATTCACATCGCCCACCAGGTGGATGATGCGGTCCATCAGCTCTTCGATGGGCAGTTGCGCTACCCGGTCCAGCACACCCTCGGCTGCAACCGATAGTGTGTCGGCTGGGGTGGGGATCGACGGGAGGATCGGGTTGGGGGTGGCGTCGATATCCAGTGTCGCAGGTGTCGCGTCGGGGACTTCGAACAATTCGATATGCAGCCCCCCGGAGAGGAAGGAGTTCGGCATCAACCGCGCCCGCAGGCCCGAGGCGTCGACCATCGCGGCGATGAGGCTGAGCGTTTCTTCGGAATCCTCGATGTCATTCAACCCCAACCGGTTGGGCTGCACCGTGTATGAGGCGAGAATGCGGATTTCCGGCGCGCCTTCGTCGTTGATCTCCGTTATGGCTGACAGGTTTGTGACAAGGCCAACCTTGAGTCCGCGAAATAGAACTTCGGATCCTTCGGACAACCCTTTGAGCGACCCCTCGAACGAGGATGAAAGGGTTACGGTAGAGCGCAGGTTATCGTCCAATCGGCTGTCTTCGGCCAACGCCTTGGTCGCATAAAGGTCAAATACCGCCTTTTGCTTGATGGGTTGGCCCCCTGATCGGGTGGTGTCGAACTCCACCCCGCCTTGCAGAACGGACGACAGGCTGCCGACATTCAGTTGCAAGCCCTTGTCGTTCAACTCGACATTGATGCCCGAGGCGTTCCAGAAACGTGTGCCGGTGTTGATAAGCCGATCATGGGGCGCATTGATGAAGGCGGTTATGCGCACACTGTCCGAGGGCTCGTCGTAATCAACCGCCTCGACGGTTCCCATAGTGACGCCCTTGTGCAGAACAGGCGCTCCGACCGAGACCGAGCCGGTTTTGGGGCTGCTCAGAATAACTTCGGTCCCTTTGGCGCCAGGTTGGATCACCGGAGCCTCTTTCAACGCCACGAATTTGCGCGCCTCGGTCCCTTGGGTCGCATCCCAGTCCACATTGATGTAGGCCCCCGACAGCAGCGTGTTCAACCCCGTGACACCTGATGCCGTGACCCGCGCTGTAACCAGCCAGAACCGTGTATCCGCATCCAGATAGCGTTCCATGTCGCGGTGAATGTCGGCCTCGACAATGACGTTCTGCAGGTCGTCCGAAAACCGCATGTCCGCCACCGTACCGACCACGAGGTTGCGAAACTTGATCTGGGTTTTGCCGGGTTCGATCCCTTCAGCCTCGGCGAATTGAATTTCAACTTCGACATCGCGTTCATTGTAAGCGTTCCAAGCCAGTCCCAAGGCGCCAATCATTGCGGCAATCGGAACTGTCCATACCAGAGATATCCCCCCGAACAGGCGAGACTTGCGCTGATGCATTTCGGGCTGGCGGATTTGATCTTGGGTCATTCAGTCGGGTCCTCGGGCGGCGCGTCCCAGATCATCTTGGAATCGATGCGCAGCGCGGCAATCATGGTGAAAATCACGGAAAGAGCAAAGCAGATCGCGCCCGCACCCGGCAAGATCGAGATGACGGCGCCCAGTTTGACCAGCCCGGCCAAGAGGGCCACGACGAAGACGTCGATCATCGACCAGCGGCCAATGAACTCGACGAACTCGTAGAGGAGCAGGCGCGTCTTGTTGTTCAGGTTCCAGCGGAACTGGATGCTGAGGGCCAGGATCGCAATCACAAAAATTTTGCTGAACGGGATCAGCAGACTGGCAACCAGAATCACGACGGCAACGAAATAATCGCCAGTCTGAAAGAAGATGGCGATGCCTTCGGCGATGGTGTGGCCCTCGTTGTGGCCCAGCACCAGGTTTGACAACAGGGGCAGCATGTTCGCGGGGATCAGGAACAGTGCCCCGGTGAGCAACCAGGCCCAAGTCTGTTGCAAGGAATAAGGCAACCGACTGTGCAGCGTAGCCGAGCAGGTGCGGCAGTGGGTCTGATCACCCTCATGCACGGTGCCGCAGGTGTGGCACCCGATCCATCCCATGTCGATGGCGCGGGTCAAGAGGGCGACTTTCGGATCAGGGACCAGACGGTCCAGCGGCAGACGGCCGCGTTCTTGAGTGCGACGACAACGACCAACCCGCAAAACAGCCAAAAGGCTGTGCCAAAGCCGATGGTCGCCAGCCCCATCATCTTGATCAGGGCGACAACGGTGCCGACAATGAAGATCTCGGTCATGGCCCAGGGGTTGAGCTTTTCGGCAAAGAGAAAGATCTGCTGCGCGGCAGGCGGTGGCGGGCGTCCCTGATGCAGGGGCCACATCACATAGATCAACGCGATCATGCGCACGATAGGCAAAGCCAGAACAAAGGCCGCAACCATGACGGCCAGGATGTTGTACCAGCCGTGCGACAGGTCAAAGACGATCTCGAGCATCGACACCTCGCCAGTCAGACCTGCCTGTGAAATCGTGAGGAACGGGAAACAGAGCATGGTGATCATCAGGATTGAGGCGGTGATCGACAGGGCAATGGTCCGTGTTAGCGTATCGGGCTTGGGATCCATCAGCTTGAAATGGCACTGCGTGCAGCGCGCGATGTGTCCGGCCTGAACGGGAACCGCCGTGTGCAGGGTATCGCAGGCCGGGCAGGCAATCAGGCCGTCGGGGTTTTGCCGGAACAGTTCCTTGTAGGTGTCGTTGCTTTGATCTGTCATGCCGCGTCGGAAGAAACCCTTGAAAAACACCTATGCCGAACAAAGCCGATCCCAATGAGAGATA is part of the Falsiruegeria litorea R37 genome and encodes:
- a CDS encoding paraquat-inducible protein A produces the protein MTDQSNDTYKELFRQNPDGLIACPACDTLHTAVPVQAGHIARCTQCHFKLMDPKPDTLTRTIALSITASILMITMLCFPFLTISQAGLTGEVSMLEIVFDLSHGWYNILAVMVAAFVLALPIVRMIALIYVMWPLHQGRPPPPAAQQIFLFAEKLNPWAMTEIFIVGTVVALIKMMGLATIGFGTAFWLFCGLVVVVALKNAAVCRWTVWSLIRKSPS
- a CDS encoding paraquat-inducible protein A, whose product is MTRAIDMGWIGCHTCGTVHEGDQTHCRTCSATLHSRLPYSLQQTWAWLLTGALFLIPANMLPLLSNLVLGHNEGHTIAEGIAIFFQTGDYFVAVVILVASLLIPFSKIFVIAILALSIQFRWNLNNKTRLLLYEFVEFIGRWSMIDVFVVALLAGLVKLGAVISILPGAGAICFALSVIFTMIAALRIDSKMIWDAPPEDPTE